A single region of the Oryzias latipes chromosome 21, ASM223467v1 genome encodes:
- the stx19 gene encoding syntaxin-19, which translates to MRDRLQELQLRAQEFSEVANDHGNHFSEEDGDDDSVVVGGITPQAVVFEAEPIIESFLTEAQQIRTDISTLETEVLKITQEQKTLVATMRRFSVMKKESSLTRDIKIQAESIHRRLDAIAKQAQRTEEQQGKAAAATRIQKTQHAALYSKFKQVMLQYNEGLLSKQERCKYFIMRQLDVLGKDVKEAEVDEMVATGKWEVFNENLLNDARITRSQLSEIEQRHKELISLENNMKELRDLFLDIFMLVEEQGAAIEHIQTNVERTQDYVIVTKEKFKLAARYKKRNPCRQLCCCCCPPWRCCL; encoded by the exons ATGAGGGACAGattgcaggagctgcagctcaggGCCCAGGAGTTTTCAGAGGTGGCAAATGACCACGGCAATCATTTTTCAGAGGAGGATGGTGATGATGACTCTGTGGTGGTGGGAGGCATCACCCCACAGGCTGTGGTGTTTGAGGCAGAGCCAATCATTGAAAGTTTCCTGACAGAAGCTCAGCAAATCCGCACTGACATCTCAACACTTGAAActgag GTGCTGAAAATCACTCAGGAGCAGAAGACCTTAGTGGCAACCATGCGTCGGTTTAGTGTGATGAAGAAAGAGAGCAGCTTAACACGGGACATCAAGATTCAGGCTGAAAGCATCCATCGCCGCTTGGACGCCATCGCAAAACAAGCCCAAAGAACCGAGGAGCAGCAAGGAAAGGCGGCTGCAGCAACAAGAATACAGAAGACACAGCACGCAGCTCTGTACAGCAAATTCAAGCAG GTCATGCTCCAGTATAATGAAGGTCTGCTGAGCAAGCAGGAGCGCTGTAAGTACTTCATTATGCGGCAGCTGGATGTATTGGGAAAGGATGTTAAAGAGGCGGAGGTGGATGAGATGGTGGCCACGGGAAAATGGGAGGTCTTCAATGAGAATCTGCTGAATGACGCCAGAATCACACGCTCCCAATTATCCGAGATCGAACAGCGACACAAG GAGCTGATAAGCCTGGAGAACAACATGAAGGAACTCCGAGACCTCTTCCTGGACATCTTCATGCTGGTGGAAGAACAAGGGGCTGCCATTGAGCACATCCAAACCAATGTTGAGAGGACACAGGACTATGTGATTGTCACTAAAGAGAAGTTCAAATTGGCAGCCAGGTATAAGAAGAGAAATCCATGCAGGCagttgtgctgctgctgctgccctccATGGAGATGCTGTTTGTGA